In Streptococcus sp. SN-1, a single genomic region encodes these proteins:
- a CDS encoding DJ-1/PfpI family protein: protein MKKVLCIIYPNFSLYEITTLTSTLALSFDITIDYVASENSMVVSEDGLSCQPTKTLDQIRIEDYSCVILPGVVNIGPALQDEKLISFLRSLNEQDILIAAISSAPLLLAKAGLLNNTKFTGGIWQNFFDYFEFLPRENFQPKVLVQDKQIITAIGFAHQEFARKVIFGLGLAENTDNYFKEQNEYAEEDLIFTLSDEEFNQVKQSIENSL, encoded by the coding sequence ATGAAAAAAGTACTTTGTATCATTTATCCTAATTTTTCTCTTTATGAGATAACCACTTTAACGAGTACTTTAGCTCTGTCTTTTGATATCACGATTGATTATGTCGCTTCTGAGAATTCGATGGTGGTCTCTGAGGATGGTTTGTCCTGTCAACCGACGAAAACATTGGATCAGATCCGTATAGAAGATTATTCTTGTGTGATTTTGCCAGGAGTGGTAAATATAGGTCCTGCTCTACAAGATGAGAAATTGATCTCGTTTTTGAGAAGTCTTAATGAGCAAGATATCCTAATTGCAGCCATTTCTTCAGCGCCCCTTTTATTGGCGAAAGCAGGCTTGTTGAACAACACGAAATTTACAGGTGGAATTTGGCAAAACTTCTTTGACTATTTTGAATTTCTTCCACGTGAGAATTTCCAACCGAAAGTTCTTGTCCAAGATAAACAAATCATTACGGCTATCGGTTTTGCACATCAAGAGTTTGCAAGAAAAGTGATTTTCGGTTTAGGGTTGGCAGAGAATACGGATAACTATTTTAAAGAACAGAACGAGTATGCTGAAGAGGATTTGATATTTACTCTATCAGATGAAGAGTTTAATCAAGTGAAGCAGAGTATAGAAAACAGCCTCTAA
- a CDS encoding PadR family transcriptional regulator produces the protein MELTDKIRRVYLPMTETGFYILFCLQKERHGYSITQKVKEMTDSQVSISPGTMYGTLSKMEKDGLISFVREEEKRKIYQITDLGRKVLEIELKRIERLYRNSREEG, from the coding sequence ATGGAATTGACGGATAAGATTCGTCGAGTTTATCTTCCAATGACAGAAACGGGTTTTTATATCTTGTTCTGTTTGCAAAAGGAGCGTCATGGTTATAGTATTACGCAAAAGGTCAAGGAGATGACAGATTCGCAAGTATCGATTAGTCCTGGAACCATGTATGGAACCTTGTCAAAAATGGAAAAGGATGGTTTGATTTCCTTTGTCCGAGAAGAGGAGAAGCGTAAAATCTATCAGATCACAGACTTGGGACGCAAAGTCTTAGAGATTGAATTGAAACGTATTGAACGGCTCTATAGAAACAGTCGGGAGGAAGGATGA
- a CDS encoding DUF2812 domain-containing protein — MINKKQFRIFTILDLDKKEEYLHEMHLKGWRYRTNSFGFFYFEQCQPDDVIYRIYDSRFLKKHKRELQDFRNSGWELIERDFCSILRKPASDILSEERVYMSKELRWEVMRSRLCSCTATFSGGLVVCMSLFKEELSMSFFIVFLLYAFLISYLIYGYFRLKKKYRVAGR, encoded by the coding sequence ATGATCAATAAAAAGCAATTTCGGATCTTCACTATTCTTGATTTGGACAAGAAGGAAGAATATTTACATGAGATGCATTTGAAAGGCTGGAGATATAGAACGAATAGTTTTGGTTTTTTCTATTTTGAACAATGTCAACCTGATGATGTCATCTACCGTATCTATGATTCTAGATTTCTTAAAAAGCATAAGCGTGAACTGCAAGATTTTAGAAATAGCGGTTGGGAATTGATAGAAAGAGATTTTTGTTCGATTCTTCGTAAACCAGCTTCTGATATACTTTCAGAGGAACGAGTTTATATGAGTAAGGAGCTCAGGTGGGAAGTTATGCGGTCTAGACTTTGTTCATGTACAGCTACTTTCTCGGGTGGTCTTGTTGTTTGTATGAGTTTATTTAAAGAAGAGCTTTCTATGTCTTTCTTTATAGTTTTTCTTTTATATGCTTTTCTGATTTCTTATCTAATCTATGGTTATTTCAGACTTAAAAAGAAATACCGAGTAGCTGGAAGGTAA
- the dnaK gene encoding molecular chaperone DnaK has protein sequence MSKIIGIDLGTTNSAVAVLEGTESKIIANPEGNRTTPSVVSFKNGEIIVGDAAKRQAVTNPDTVISIKSKMGTSEKVSANGKEYTPQEISAMILQYLKGYAEDYLGEKVTKAVITVPAYFNDAQRQATKDAGKIAGLEVERIVNEPTAAALAYGLDKTDKEEKILVFDLGGGTFDVSILELGDGVFDVLSTAGDNKLGGDDFDQKIIDHLVAEFKKENGIDLSTDKMAMQRLKDAAEKAKKDLSGVTSTQISLPFITAGEAGPLHLEMTLTRAKFDDLTRDLVERTKVPVRQALSDAGLSLSEIDEVILVGGSTRIPAVVEAVKAETGKEPNKSVNPDEVVAMGAAIQGGVITGDVKDVVLLDVTPLSLGIETMGGVFTKLIDRNTTIPTSKSQVFSTAADNQPAVDIHVLQGERPMAADNKTLGRFQLTDIPAAPRGIPQIEVTFDIDKNGIVSVKAKDLGTQKEQTIVIQSNSGLTDEEIDRMMKDAEANAEADKKRKEEVDLRNEVDQAIFATEKTIKETEGKGFDAERDAAQAALDDLKKAQEDNNLDDMKAKLEALNEKAQGLAVKLYEQAAAAQQAQAGAEGAQATGNAGDDVVDGEFTEK, from the coding sequence ATGTCTAAAATTATCGGTATTGACTTAGGTACAACAAACTCAGCAGTTGCAGTTCTTGAAGGAACTGAAAGCAAAATCATCGCAAACCCAGAAGGAAACCGCACAACTCCATCTGTAGTATCATTCAAGAACGGAGAAATCATCGTTGGTGACGCTGCAAAACGTCAAGCAGTCACAAACCCAGATACAGTCATCTCTATCAAATCTAAAATGGGAACTTCTGAAAAAGTTTCTGCTAATGGAAAAGAATACACTCCACAAGAAATCTCAGCTATGATTCTTCAATACTTGAAAGGTTATGCTGAAGACTACCTTGGTGAGAAAGTAACCAAAGCAGTTATCACAGTTCCAGCTTACTTCAACGATGCTCAACGTCAAGCAACTAAAGACGCTGGTAAAATCGCTGGTCTTGAAGTAGAACGTATCGTCAACGAACCAACTGCAGCAGCTCTTGCTTACGGTTTGGACAAGACAGACAAAGAAGAAAAAATCTTGGTATTTGACCTTGGTGGTGGTACATTCGACGTATCTATCCTTGAATTGGGTGACGGTGTCTTCGACGTATTGTCAACTGCAGGGGACAACAAACTTGGTGGTGACGACTTTGACCAAAAAATCATCGACCACTTGGTAGCAGAATTCAAGAAAGAAAACGGCATTGACTTGTCTACTGACAAGATGGCAATGCAACGTTTGAAAGATGCAGCTGAAAAAGCGAAGAAAGACCTTTCTGGTGTGACTTCAACACAAATCAGCTTGCCGTTTATCACTGCAGGTGAGGCTGGACCTCTTCACTTGGAAATGACCTTGACTCGTGCGAAATTTGACGATTTGACTCGTGACCTTGTTGAACGTACAAAAGTTCCAGTTCGCCAAGCCCTTTCAGATGCTGGTTTAAGCTTGTCAGAAATCGACGAAGTTATCCTTGTTGGTGGTTCAACTCGTATCCCAGCCGTTGTAGAAGCTGTTAAAGCTGAAACTGGTAAAGAACCAAACAAATCAGTAAACCCTGATGAAGTTGTTGCCATGGGTGCTGCTATCCAAGGTGGTGTCATTACTGGTGATGTTAAAGACGTTGTCCTTCTTGATGTAACACCATTGTCACTTGGTATCGAAACAATGGGTGGTGTCTTCACAAAACTTATCGACCGCAACACAACAATTCCAACATCTAAATCACAAGTCTTCTCAACAGCAGCAGACAACCAACCAGCCGTTGATATCCACGTTCTTCAAGGTGAACGCCCAATGGCAGCAGATAACAAGACTCTTGGACGCTTCCAATTGACAGATATCCCAGCTGCACCTCGTGGTATCCCACAAATCGAAGTAACATTTGATATCGACAAGAACGGTATCGTGTCTGTTAAGGCCAAAGACCTTGGAACTCAAAAAGAACAAACTATTGTGATCCAATCAAACTCAGGTTTGACTGACGAAGAAATCGACCGCATGATGAAAGATGCAGAAGCAAACGCTGAAGCAGATAAGAAACGTAAGGAAGAAGTTGACCTTCGTAACGAAGTAGACCAAGCAATCTTTGCGACTGAAAAGACAATCAAGGAAACTGAAGGCAAAGGCTTCGACGCAGAACGTGACGCTGCCCAAGCTGCCCTTGATGACCTTAAGAAAGCGCAAGAAGACAATAACTTGGACGACATGAAAGCAAAACTTGAAGCATTGAACGAAAAAGCTCAAGGCCTTGCTGTTAAACTCTACGAACAAGCTGCAGCAGCGCAACAAGCTCAAGCAGGAGCAGAAGGGGCGCAAGCAACAGGAAACGCAGGCGATGACGTCGTAGACGGAGAGTTTACGGAGAAGTAA
- the hrcA gene encoding heat-inducible transcriptional repressor HrcA: MVTERQQDILNLIIDIFTKTHEPVGSKALQESINSSSATIRNDMAALEKQGLLEKAHTSSGRMPSVAGFQYYVKHSLDFDRLAENEVYEIVKTFDQEFFKLEDILQEAANLLTDLSGCTVVALDVEPSRQRLTAFDIVVLGQHTALAVFTLDESRTVTSQFLIPRNFLQEDLLKLKAIIQERFLGHTVLDIHYKIRTEIPQIIQRYFTTTDNVIDLFEHIFKEMFNENIVVAGKVNLLNFANLAAYQFFDQPQKVALEIREGLHEDQMQNVRVADSQESCLADLAVISSKFLIPYRGVGILAIIGPVNLDYQQLINQVNVVNRVLTMKLTDFYRYLSSNHYEVH, encoded by the coding sequence ATGGTTACAGAGCGTCAGCAGGATATTTTAAATCTGATTATTGACATCTTTACCAAAACGCACGAACCTGTCGGATCCAAAGCCTTGCAAGAGTCTATTAACTCTAGCAGTGCAACTATTCGTAATGACATGGCGGCTTTAGAAAAGCAAGGGTTACTTGAGAAGGCTCATACTTCAAGCGGTCGCATGCCAAGTGTTGCTGGTTTTCAGTACTATGTTAAACACTCACTGGATTTTGACCGATTAGCTGAAAATGAGGTATATGAGATTGTCAAAACCTTTGATCAGGAATTCTTCAAATTGGAGGATATTCTGCAAGAGGCTGCTAATCTACTGACAGACTTGAGTGGCTGTACGGTAGTGGCACTGGACGTTGAGCCGAGCAGACAACGGTTGACAGCCTTTGATATCGTGGTTTTAGGTCAACATACAGCCTTGGCAGTATTTACCCTAGACGAATCGCGAACGGTTACCAGTCAGTTTCTGATTCCAAGGAACTTCTTGCAGGAAGATTTGCTGAAACTGAAGGCAATCATTCAAGAACGTTTCCTCGGTCACACCGTTCTAGATATTCACTACAAGATTCGGACGGAGATTCCGCAGATTATCCAGCGTTATTTCACAACAACGGATAATGTTATCGATCTCTTTGAACATATCTTTAAGGAAATGTTCAACGAAAACATTGTGGTGGCGGGTAAGGTCAATCTCTTGAATTTTGCCAATCTAGCAGCCTATCAGTTCTTTGACCAACCGCAAAAGGTGGCCTTGGAGATTCGTGAGGGTCTGCATGAAGATCAGATGCAAAATGTCCGTGTTGCGGACAGTCAAGAGTCCTGTCTAGCAGACCTAGCAGTGATTAGTAGCAAGTTCCTCATTCCTTATCGGGGAGTTGGAATTCTAGCCATTATCGGTCCAGTCAATCTGGATTACCAGCAGCTAATCAACCAAGTCAATGTGGTCAACCGTGTTTTGACCATGAAGTTGACAGATTTTTACCGCTACCTCAGCAGTAATCATTACGAAGTACATTAA
- the glnR gene encoding transcriptional repressor GlnR, translating into MKEKEFRRNMAVFPIGSVMKLTDLSARQIRYYEDQELIKPDRNEGNRRMYSLNDMDRLLEIKDYISEGYNIAAIKKKYAEREAKSKKVVSQTEVRRALHNELLQQGRFASVRSPFGRG; encoded by the coding sequence ATGAAGGAAAAAGAATTTCGCCGAAACATGGCTGTTTTTCCTATTGGCAGTGTTATGAAGTTGACTGATCTATCGGCTCGTCAGATTCGTTATTATGAAGATCAAGAGTTGATTAAACCTGATCGAAATGAAGGGAATCGTCGCATGTATTCCTTGAATGACATGGATCGTCTGCTTGAAATCAAAGATTATATCTCAGAAGGTTATAATATCGCTGCTATTAAGAAAAAATATGCTGAACGTGAAGCGAAGTCCAAGAAAGTGGTGAGTCAGACTGAGGTGCGTCGTGCACTTCACAATGAACTTCTCCAACAGGGGCGTTTTGCTTCAGTACGATCACCTTTTGGTCGCGGTTAG
- a CDS encoding ABC transporter permease — MKDLFLRRKQAFRKECVGYLRYVLNDHFVLFLLVLLGFLAYQYSQLLQHFPENHWSILLFVGITSVLLFLWGGIATYMEAPDKLFLLVGEEEIKLHLKRQTGISLVFWLFVQTLFLLLFAPLFLAMGYGLPVFLVYVLLLGVGKYFLFRQKASKFFTETGLDWDYVISQESKRKQVLLRFFALFTQVKGISNSVKRRAYLDFILKAVQKVPGKIWQNLYLRSYLRNGDLFALSLRLLLLSLLAQVFIEQSWIATAVVVLFNYLLLFQLLALYHAFDYQYLTQLFPLDKGQKEKGLQTVVRGLTSLVLVVELVVGLITFQEKRALLALLGAGLVLLVLYLPYQVKRQMQD, encoded by the coding sequence ATGAAAGACTTGTTTTTAAGGAGAAAGCAGGCTTTTCGTAAGGAGTGTGTCGGTTATCTGCGTTATGTTCTCAATGACCACTTTGTCTTATTCCTGCTTGTCTTGTTGGGCTTTCTAGCCTACCAATACAGTCAACTCTTGCAACATTTTCCTGAAAATCATTGGTCTATCCTTTTGTTTGTAGGAATCACCTCTGTTTTACTTTTTCTCTGGGGTGGAATTGCCACCTATATGGAGGCTCCAGACAAGCTCTTTCTCTTAGTCGGAGAAGAGGAAATCAAACTCCATCTTAAGCGTCAAACTGGCATTTCCCTAGTCTTTTGGCTCTTTGTCCAGACTCTTTTCTTGCTGTTATTTGCGCCCTTATTTTTAGCAATGGGCTATGGCTTGCCTGTTTTTCTGGTCTATGTGCTTTTATTGGGAGTAGGTAAATATTTCCTCTTTCGTCAAAAGGCTAGTAAATTTTTCACGGAAACTGGACTGGATTGGGACTATGTCATTTCCCAAGAAAGCAAGCGTAAGCAAGTCTTGCTTCGTTTCTTTGCTCTCTTTACGCAGGTCAAGGGAATTTCAAACAGCGTCAAACGTCGTGCCTATCTGGACTTTATCCTAAAGGCTGTCCAGAAGGTGCCTGGAAAGATTTGGCAAAATCTCTATCTGCGTTCTTATCTGCGAAATGGAGATCTCTTTGCCCTCAGTCTCCGTCTGCTCTTACTTTCATTGCTGGCGCAGGTCTTTATCGAGCAATCTTGGATTGCGACAGCAGTGGTAGTGCTGTTTAACTACCTCTTGCTCTTTCAGTTGCTGGCCCTCTATCACGCCTTTGACTACCAGTATTTGACTCAACTTTTTCCACTGGACAAGGGGCAAAAGGAAAAAGGCTTACAGACTGTAGTCCGAGGATTGACCAGTTTGGTCTTAGTAGTGGAATTAGTTGTTGGGTTGATTACCTTCCAAGAAAAACGAGCCCTTCTAGCCTTACTGGGAGCTGGTTTGGTTTTAC
- the glnA gene encoding type I glutamate--ammonia ligase produces the protein MPIKAADIRREVKEKNVTFIRLMFSDILGTMKNVEIPATDEQLDKVLSNKAMFDGSSIEGFVRINESDMYLYPDLDTWTVFPWGDENGSVAGLICDVYTTEGEPFAGDPRGNLKRALRHMEEVGFKSFNLGPEPEFFLFKLDENGDPTLEVNDKGGYFDLAPTDLADNTRREIVNVLTKMGFEVEASHHEVAVGQHEIDFKYDEVLRACDKIQIFKLVVKTIARKHGLYATFMAKPKFGIAGSGMHCNMSLFDAEGNNAFFDPNDPKGMQLSETAYHFLGGLIKHAYNYTAIMNPTVNSYKRLVPGYEAPVYIAWAGRNRSPLVRVPASRGMGTRLELRSVDPMANPYIAMAVLLEVGLHGIENKIEAPAPIEENIYIMTAEERKEAGITDLPSTLHNALKALTEDEVVRAALGEHIYTSFLEAKRIEWASYATFVSQWEIDNYLDLY, from the coding sequence ATGCCAATCAAAGCTGCAGATATTCGTCGTGAAGTCAAGGAAAAAAATGTTACCTTTATCCGTCTCATGTTCTCAGATATTTTGGGAACCATGAAAAACGTCGAAATTCCTGCTACAGATGAACAATTAGATAAGGTCTTGTCAAATAAGGCTATGTTTGATGGATCTTCTATTGAAGGTTTTGTACGTATCAATGAGTCAGATATGTACTTGTACCCAGACTTGGATACATGGACAGTCTTCCCGTGGGGAGATGAAAATGGAAGTGTTGCAGGTTTGATCTGTGATGTCTACACAACAGAAGGTGAACCATTTGCAGGTGACCCTCGTGGCAATTTGAAACGTGCTCTTCGTCACATGGAAGAAGTAGGATTCAAATCCTTCAACCTTGGTCCAGAGCCAGAATTCTTCTTATTTAAACTAGATGAAAATGGTGACCCAACACTTGAAGTAAATGACAAGGGTGGCTACTTTGATTTGGCGCCTACTGACCTTGCGGACAATACACGCCGTGAGATTGTCAATGTCTTGACTAAAATGGGATTTGAAGTAGAAGCGAGTCACCATGAGGTTGCGGTTGGACAGCATGAAATTGACTTCAAGTACGATGAAGTTCTTCGAGCTTGTGATAAGATTCAAATCTTTAAACTTGTTGTTAAAACCATTGCTCGAAAACACGGACTTTACGCAACCTTTATGGCCAAACCAAAATTTGGTATTGCCGGATCAGGTATGCACTGTAATATGTCTTTGTTTGATGCAGAAGGAAATAACGCCTTCTTTGATCCAAATGATCCAAAAGGAATGCAGTTGTCAGAAACAGCCTACCATTTCCTTGGCGGTTTGATCAAGCATGCTTACAACTATACTGCTATCATGAACCCAACAGTTAACTCATACAAACGTTTGGTTCCAGGTTATGAAGCGCCTGTTTACATTGCTTGGGCTGGTCGTAACCGTTCGCCACTTGTGCGCGTACCTGCTTCACGTGGTATGGGAACTCGTCTTGAGTTGCGTTCAGTGGATCCAATGGCAAACCCGTATATCGCTATGGCGGTTCTGTTGGAAGTTGGTTTGCATGGTATTGAAAATAAAATCGAAGCACCAGCTCCTATCGAAGAAAATATCTATATCATGACAGCAGAAGAGCGCAAGGAAGCTGGTATTACAGACCTTCCATCAACCCTTCACAACGCTTTGAAAGCTCTGACTGAAGATGAAGTTGTCAGAGCGGCTCTTGGAGAACATATCTATACTAGTTTCCTTGAAGCCAAACGAATCGAATGGGCAAGTTATGCAACCTTCGTTTCACAATGGGAAATTGATAATTATTTAGACCTTTACTAA
- the dnaJ gene encoding molecular chaperone DnaJ, which yields MNNTEFYDRLGVSKNASADEIKKAYRKLSKKYHPDINKEPGAEEKYKEVQEAYETLSDDQKRAAYDQYGAAGANGGFGGAGGFGGFEDIFSSFFGGGGASRNPNAPRQGDDLQYRVNLTFEEAIFGAEKEVKYNREASCSTCNGSGAKPGTSPVTCGRCHGAGVINVDTQTPLGMMRRQVTCDVCHGRGKEIKDPCTTCHGTGHEKQAHSVHVKIPAGVETGQQIRLAGQGEAGFNGGPYGDLYVVVSVEASDKFEREGTTIFYNLNLNFVQAALGDTVDIPTVHGDVELVIPEGTQTGKKFRLRGKGAPSLRGGAVGDQYVTVNVVTPTGLNDRQKAALKEFAVAGDLKVNPKKKGFFDHIKDAFDGE from the coding sequence ATGAACAATACTGAATTTTATGATCGTCTGGGGGTGTCAAAAAACGCTTCGGCAGACGAGATCAAAAAGGCTTATCGTAAGCTTTCGAAAAAATATCACCCAGATATCAATAAGGAGCCTGGTGCTGAGGAAAAGTACAAGGAAGTTCAGGAAGCTTATGAGACTTTGAGTGACGACCAAAAACGTGCTGCCTATGACCAATACGGTGCTGCTGGAGCCAACGGTGGCTTTGGTGGTGCAGGTGGCTTCGGTGGTTTTGAGGACATCTTCTCAAGTTTCTTTGGCGGTGGTGGTGCTTCGCGCAATCCAAACGCTCCTCGTCAGGGGGATGACCTCCAATACCGTGTGAATTTGACCTTTGAAGAAGCTATTTTTGGAGCTGAAAAAGAGGTTAAATACAATCGTGAAGCAAGCTGTAGTACATGTAATGGTTCTGGTGCTAAGCCAGGAACAAGTCCAGTCACTTGTGGACGCTGTCATGGTGCTGGTGTCATTAACGTCGATACGCAGACTCCGCTTGGTATGATGCGTCGCCAAGTAACCTGTGATGTCTGTCACGGTCGCGGAAAAGAAATCAAAGATCCATGTACAACATGTCACGGAACAGGGCATGAAAAACAAGCGCATAGCGTACATGTCAAAATTCCTGCTGGTGTGGAAACTGGTCAACAAATTCGCCTAGCTGGTCAAGGTGAAGCTGGATTTAACGGTGGACCTTATGGTGACTTGTATGTAGTGGTTTCTGTGGAAGCCAGCGACAAGTTTGAACGTGAAGGAACCACTATCTTCTACAATCTCAACCTCAACTTTGTCCAAGCAGCTCTTGGTGATACAGTTGATATCCCAACGGTTCACGGTGATGTTGAATTGGTTATCCCAGAGGGAACTCAGACTGGTAAGAAATTCCGTCTACGTGGCAAGGGAGCTCCGAGCCTTCGTGGTGGTGCAGTTGGTGACCAATACGTTACAGTTAATGTCGTAACACCGACAGGTTTGAACGACCGCCAAAAAGCAGCCTTGAAAGAATTTGCAGTGGCAGGTGACTTGAAAGTCAATCCAAAGAAAAAAGGCTTCTTTGACCATATAAAAGATGCCTTTGATGGAGAATAA
- a CDS encoding ABC transporter ATP-binding protein translates to MLEIKNLTGGYVHVPVLKDVSFTVESGQLVGLIGLNGAGKSTTINEIIGLLTPYSGSININGLTLQEDVTNYRKQIGYIPETPSLYEELTLREHIETVAMAYGIEQKVAFERVEPLLKMFRLDQKLDWFPVHFSKGMKQKVMIICAFVVDPSLFIVDEPFLGLDPLAISDLIQLLEVEKQKGKSILMSTHVLDSAEKMCDAFVILHKGEVRAKGNLLQLREAFNMPEASLNDIYLALTKEGDL, encoded by the coding sequence ATGTTAGAAATTAAAAACCTGACAGGTGGCTATGTCCATGTCCCTGTCTTGAAAGATGTGTCCTTTACTGTTGAAAGTGGGCAGTTGGTCGGTTTGATTGGTCTCAACGGTGCTGGGAAATCAACGACAATCAATGAGATTATTGGTCTGTTGACGCCTTATAGTGGTTCCATCAATATCAATGGCTTGACCCTGCAAGAAGATGTAACGAACTATCGCAAGCAAATTGGCTACATTCCTGAGACGCCTAGTCTGTATGAGGAATTGACCCTCAGAGAGCATATCGAAACGGTTGCCATGGCTTATGGTATTGAGCAAAAAGTGGCTTTTGAGCGAGTGGAACCTTTGTTAAAAATGTTCCGTCTGGACCAGAAATTGGACTGGTTCCCTGTTCATTTTTCAAAAGGGATGAAGCAGAAGGTCATGATTATCTGTGCTTTTGTGGTGGATCCGAGTCTCTTTATCGTGGATGAGCCTTTCCTTGGTCTTGATCCGCTGGCTATTTCTGACTTGATTCAGCTTTTGGAAGTGGAAAAGCAAAAGGGCAAGTCCATTCTCATGAGTACCCACGTGCTGGACTCTGCGGAGAAGATGTGTGATGCCTTTGTCATTCTTCACAAGGGAGAGGTGCGTGCCAAGGGGAATCTCCTGCAACTGCGTGAAGCCTTTAATATGCCTGAGGCTAGTTTGAATGATATTTACTTGGCTCTGACCAAAGAGGGGGACCTATGA
- the grpE gene encoding nucleotide exchange factor GrpE, whose translation MAQDIKNEEVEEVQEEEVVETVEETTPEKSELDLANERADEFENKYLRAHAEMQNIQRRANEERQNLQRYRSQDLAKAILPSLDNLERALAVEGLTDDVKKGLEMVQESLIHALKEEGIEEIAADGEFDHNYHMAIQTLPADDEHPADTIAQVFQKGYKLHDRILRPAMVVVYN comes from the coding sequence ATGGCCCAAGATATAAAAAATGAAGAAGTAGAAGAAGTTCAAGAAGAGGAAGTTGTGGAAACGGTAGAAGAAACAACTCCTGAGAAGTCTGAGTTGGACTTGGCAAATGAACGTGCAGATGAGTTCGAAAACAAATACCTTCGTGCTCATGCAGAAATGCAAAATATCCAACGCCGTGCCAATGAAGAGCGTCAAAACTTGCAACGTTATCGTAGCCAGGACTTGGCAAAAGCAATCTTACCATCGCTCGACAACCTTGAGCGTGCACTAGCAGTTGAAGGTTTGACAGACGACGTTAAAAAAGGATTGGAGATGGTGCAAGAAAGCTTGATTCACGCTTTGAAAGAAGAAGGAATCGAAGAAATCGCAGCTGACGGCGAATTTGACCATAACTACCATATGGCTATCCAAACTCTCCCAGCAGACGATGAACACCCAGCAGATACCATCGCCCAAGTATTCCAAAAAGGCTACAAACTCCATGACCGCATCCTGCGCCCAGCAATGGTAGTGGTGTACAATTAG
- a CDS encoding DUF2812 domain-containing protein, which translates to MEKKVVYRIATIADYEREALYFREMHAKGWKLREVSYSILLFAVKYTFEKCQPEQVSYQLDFYPMEKSERASYLQLFKDCGWEHITDFNSFSYFRKAHSEVESAAEFEIYNDATNKLDMVNRILRLRLVPVLLLLAIHIPLLFMLLDRSNRFDLWKFLVVGLDIFLSLILLLIVAYISWKLWHKKKELSDL; encoded by the coding sequence ATGGAAAAGAAGGTTGTTTATAGAATTGCTACCATTGCGGATTATGAGAGGGAGGCTCTATACTTTAGAGAAATGCATGCTAAGGGATGGAAACTTAGGGAAGTAAGCTACTCTATCTTATTGTTTGCAGTTAAGTATACCTTTGAAAAGTGTCAGCCTGAGCAAGTGTCTTATCAGTTGGATTTTTACCCAATGGAAAAATCAGAGAGAGCCTCCTATTTACAACTATTTAAAGACTGTGGTTGGGAGCATATTACAGACTTTAATAGTTTTTCCTATTTTAGAAAAGCGCATTCTGAAGTTGAATCGGCTGCAGAGTTTGAAATTTATAACGATGCTACTAACAAGTTGGATATGGTTAATCGCATTTTAAGACTGCGACTAGTACCTGTTTTACTTTTGCTAGCCATACATATACCATTACTATTTATGTTGCTCGATAGGAGTAATAGGTTTGATCTATGGAAATTTCTTGTGGTTGGGCTAGATATTTTCTTGTCTTTAATCCTCTTGTTAATAGTTGCCTATATTAGCTGGAAGTTATGGCATAAAAAGAAGGAATTATCAGATTTATGA
- a CDS encoding HIT family protein yields the protein MSDCIFCKIIAGEIPASKVYEDEQVLAFLDISQVTPGHTLVVPKEHYRNLLEMDATSASQLFAQVPKVAQKVMKATKAAGMNIIANCEEIAGQTVFHTHVHLVPRYSADDDLKIDFIAHEPDFDKLAQVAETIKNA from the coding sequence ATGTCAGATTGCATTTTTTGTAAAATCATCGCAGGGGAAATTCCTGCTTCAAAAGTATATGAAGATGAGCAGGTTCTTGCCTTTCTTGATATCTCTCAAGTGACACCAGGACACACCTTAGTCGTGCCAAAGGAACACTATCGCAATCTTTTGGAGATGGACGCTACTAGCGCTAGCCAACTCTTTGCCCAAGTACCAAAAGTAGCTCAAAAAGTCATGAAAGCTACCAAGGCTGCTGGTATGAATATCATTGCTAACTGTGAAGAAATCGCAGGGCAAACCGTCTTTCATACCCACGTTCACCTCGTACCTCGCTACAGTGCGGACGATGACCTCAAGATTGATTTTATCGCCCACGAACCAGACTTTGACAAACTTGCTCAAGTCGCTGAAACCATCAAAAACGCCTAA